ATGGAGATACGATTGCTTACGTAGAATTAAATGCTTTTACGGTATATGCGAATCGTGCTTTTACTGATCCCGCGCAGGCAGCTTTGTATTGGCGATTGGAACGCGACGTGAAAATCGTGTATCCATATGCTGTATTGGCTTCCGTGAAATTAAAAAGTTTTGATGTTCAATTGGCTGCGATGCCTTCTGAAATGGAACGTAAAATTTTCATGAAAAAAGCAGAAATCGAATTGAAAGACGAATTTGGAGATCAATTAAAAGATTTGACGATTAACCAAGGACGTATTTTAATTAAGCTCATCGACCGTCAAACGGGTCATACATCTTACGCTTTGGTGGAAGATTTAAGAGGTAATTTTTCCGCATTTATGTGGCAATCTTTGGCGCGGTTATTCGGTTCCAACTTAAAAAGTGCTTATAATCCGCAACAAGGGGAAGATAAAATGATTGAACAAATTATTGGTTTAATTGAAAGCGGTAACTTATAAATAATGCCTTCAAAAAATTAATTTTTCGAGGTACTCGGATTTCGGAGTCCAGAAATTTTTTCCAAATCTACTTTTATAGAACCCACCACAATAGGCGCTTCCACGTGTAAAGGCAAACGATTTTTATCGTCTGTTACCCAAACCGTCATAAATTCTCCACCTTTAAAAATAGTTCCGCTGATGAGCAAAACATTTATTTTAATACAATTGTACGTTCCAAAATTTTTAGAAGTATATTTTTCTTTTCCAAGATAACGCACATAAATATGATAAACAGTGCTGTCTAAAACCATCGCTACAGAAATGGTATCGTTTATTTTACAATGCGAAAAATCTAAATCTCGTGTGCGATAAACAGCCGTTAAGGGATCAAAAACACAATCGGTATTTTTTATTTTTTTAGAATAAAATGCTTTTCGATTATCACTTTCGGTAGAATAAATAGTGTTGTCTTGGTTATTAAAAACAATGTCGTTAAAAACGGCTTTTCCGCCTTCATTTGAATTACGAATAAAGCGGAACGGTTGTAATTTTACAGTATCTATAAATGCCGAAAAGGTATCGCGGACTGCGTAAAAATGATCGTATTTTGGATAGGTGGAACCGTCGGCTTGTAAATAATAGCAAGCTGTTCCGTAATAATTTTTAATACTTGTTTTAAAAATTACTTTTCCCGCATTCATCCACACAAAATGCCAATTGTAATGAATGCTGTATTCGAGTTTTTCGCCGGCGTTAAACGCGAAATTTTTTAAATCACAAGTGTTTTGCGAAAATAGTTTCGAAACAAAAAAGAGAAGAAATAAGAGTCCGAAAAATATGCTTTTTTTCATCCGTTCAAAAAATAATTTTCGAGAAAAAATTTATTTCATGTTGATAAACTGTACCGGAATTTCAATGTCTCCACCTCGTACCAATTGAATAACAGCTTGCAAATCATCAATCTTTTTCGCGCTTACGCGTACTTGATCTTCCATGATTTGGCTTTGTACTTTTAGCTTAGAATCTTTGATGAGTTTATTGATTTTTCGTGCTGCATCTTTGTCAATTCCTTCTTTTATTTTGACTTCTTTTTTCACCATATTTCCAGAAGAATATTGTTCTTTTCCTTCGTCCAAGCAGGAAGGATCTAATTTTTGTTTAATCATCCGCGAACGAATCACATCAATAATCGCTTCAATTCGCATTTCGTTTTCAGTAACGATAAAAATGGTAAGCGCTTTTTTATCCAACTCGATGGAGCTTTTAGATTCGCGAAAATCGAAGCGTGTTAAAATTTCTTTTTTAGCTACGTTAATAGCATTATCAAGCGTTTGATGGTCTACTTTACTGACAATATCAAATGAAGGCATAGGATTATTTTTTCTTAAAAGTACAAATTTTTGATATAAAACGAGGTGAAATTAATGAACAACTTGTGTTTGAAAACATTCTCTGTTTTATATTTTAGGAACATTCCTTTTTTTTATCTTTGAAAAATGAGGAGGAATATAGTCTTTGAAAAAATAATTTTTCAACTGCTTATTTTCAGTGCATTTGCAGCATTGTTTTTTTTAACTTCTTGCGGAAGCCAAAAAAAAGTAACGAAAAAAAATTCAAAAGAAAATAATAAAGAGACAAATTCGTCCAGTTTCGATCAAAAAATCCAAAATAAATATGCGACACAATTAGGCGTTTCTCAAAAAAATATTTCCAATATAAGCTTGTATACTTTTATTGATAAATGGTACGGAGTTCCCTATAAATATGGCGGAAAAACGATGAATGGAATTGATTGTTCTGATTTTGTTTCGATTCTATTCAACAATGTGTATGAGAAAAATATCAGCGGTTCGGCAGCTGGAATGTACAATCAGTGTAAAAAAATAAGTATGGAGAATCTCCGCGAAGGCGATTTAATTTTTTTTAAAATAGGTTCTTCCGAAATTTCGCATATTGGTATTTACCTGCAAAATAATAAATTTGTACACGCTACGGTACATCGTGGAATTATGATTGATGATTTGAATGAGGCTTATTATAAAAAATATTTTTTCGCTTGTGGGCGATTTAACTAAAAGAAAACGATGAAAACTCTTGTCATTCTTGCTATTGTGTTCACATACAGCACATGTCATTCTGCTAAAAAAACAAATTTAAAAGGAAATGTCGGCGAATTTGGGAATGACAGCACCTTGATTTGGATGAGTAAGACGCCCTGTTTTGGCACTTGTCCGGTTTATACAATTGATATTCACGCCAACGGAAAAGTTTTTTTTGATGGCACTCAGAACGTTTCGAAAATTGGAAAATTTCAAAAACAATTGACAAAACAATTAGTGGACAGTTTGACAAATATTTTTGAAAACGCACCTTTTTGGGATTTTAAAGATAATTATTCTGCCATGATGACGGATATCCCGACAACGTACATTCGCTTTGTACACAATGGAAAGGATAAAAAAATACGCGATTATTACAATGCACCGCAATCTTTACGCATCTTGGAAAAAATGATTCAGCAAATTGCAAATTCAGATGATTGGACAAAAATAGAAGCAAAAAAATAATTTTTCAATATGCAAAAAATACTTATTACTGGAGCCAACGGTTTACTCGGGCAAAAATTGGTTTATATGCTGCTGAAAAATAAAAATATTCAGCTCATTGCTACGTCAAAAGACGAAAATAGAATTCTTGAAAAAAGCGGATATACTTACGAATCCTTAAACATTTGCAATAAAAGCGAAGTTGAAAAAATATTTTTCAAACACCTTCCAGACGTAGTTATAAATACCGCTGCCATGACGAATGTGGACGCTTGTGAAACACAAAAGGAAGAATGTTTTTTGCTGAATGTAACAGCTGTCCAAAACATGATTGACACCATTCAACAATCAAAAAATAAATTGCGCGATAGCCATTTCATTCACCTTTCCACAGATTTTATTTTTGACGGAGAAGCTGGTCCTTACAAGGAAACAGACATTCCAAATCCCTTGAGTTATTACGCTTGGTCGAAAAATGAATCCGAAAAATTACTTCAAAAAAGTGAAATAAAATGGGCGATTTTACGCACCATTATTATTTACGGAATTGTAGATAACATGAGCCGAAGCAACATTGTTTTGTGGGCAAAAGACGCCTTATCAAAAGGTCAAAAAATAAATGTGGTGGACGATCAATTTCGTGCACCTACGCTTGCCGAAGATTTGGCGCAAGCTTGTATAAACTGTGCTAACAAAGGAGCAACAGGCGTTTATCATGTTTCTGGAAAAGATATTATGAGCATTTTAGAATTGGTGTATGCTGTTGCGGATTTTTATAAATTGGATAAAACGTTCGTTCATCCGATTAAATCAAATACACTTAATCAAGCTGCGAAACGACCGCCACGAACGGGTTTTATTTTAGATAAAGCAATTCGAGAATTGGATTATCGCCCACATTCGTTTTTAGAAGGATTGGCAATTTTAGAAAGTCAGTTGAAAAAATAATTTTTCGCGTTCTGATAATTGCGCATCGTCCTTATTTAATTGAAAACAAATTAGACTTTCACATTACGATTGAAAACGCAAACGAACAAGTTGAGAAATTTATTGAAAATCGTATAAATCTTTCGATTTCATACGAAAATTACGATGTAAGTAAATTTTCATTTTTACATCAAACACAATTGTTACTCGATTTTTGAAATAAGAAAATGCTTAAAATTGGTTTTGAAAAATTATTTTTTGAAGCGGAAAATTTGTCTTTGAAATTTTTTATCAATTCTATCGTATTCAATCCGCCAGTTTAATAATAAAAAACACTACATTTACGATGTATGTCGGATGTAGTTATTTCAGTAGAAAACCTCGGAAAACAGTATCGTTTAGGGAATGTTGGAACGGGCACTTTATCGAGCGATTTAAAACGCTGGTGGCATTTGGCACGCGGAAAAGAAGATCCATTTTTGAAAGTAGGAGAAGAAAATAATCGTGAAAAACGCGGTAATAGCGATTATGTTTGGGCTTTAAAAGATATTGATTTTGAAGTGAAAAAAGGGGAAGTACTGGGAATTATCGGAAAAAATGGCGCTGGTAAATCAACGCTTTTAAAAATATTATCGCGTACCACTACGCCCACCACAGGCAATTTTAAAGTAAAAGGTAGAATAGCGAGTTTATTGGAAGTAGGGACAGGGTTTCATCCCGAATTAACAGGTCGGGAAAATATTTTTTTGAACGGCGCTATTCTCGGGATGACGAAAATTGAAATTAAAAAGAAATTTGATGAGATTGTAGATTTTAGCGGCGTTGAAAGATATATTGATACACCTGTAAAGCGTTACAGCAGCGGAATGTATGTCCGTTTGGCTTTTGCTGTAGCCGCACATTTAGAAAGCGAAATTTTAATTTTGGATGAAGTATTGGCGGTTGGAGATGCAGAGTTTCAGAAGAAATGTTTGGGTAAAATGAAGGATGTGAGCGGCACCGAAGGCAGAACCGTTTTGTTTGTAAGTCATAACGAAAATGCCGTACGAAATTTATGTAAAAATGCACTGCTTTTAGAACAAGGAAAAATAATTTTAGAAGGCTCCGTCAATTCTGTTTTTAAACAATACGAACAGATTCAGTGGAAAAAAGAAAATGAGAACGGGCAAATTATTTGGAACGAAAGCAATGCGCCAGGAAGCAAAGAAATGAAATTGAAATCGATTTTTATTTTAAATGAAAACGATGAAATCAGAGCCAAAATTGATGTTTCTGAATCTATCAAAGTAAAAATTAATTACGAGATACTAGAAGAAATTCCGGAATTAAGAATTACGCTAAAATTTGTTGATAACAAGGGGAATATCTTTTTAAAGTCCATAAAATCTGTTTCTTACTTTAATAAAAATGCATTTGGAAATTATGAGAGCACTTGTATCATTCCAAAAAATATTTTTGAAAAAGGAAAATACAAATTGTTACTTTATTTTGGAATTCCTTTCTATAAAACATTGATAGAGAATGAATCCTTTTTGTCTGTTGAAATAAATACTTCAGAAAATAATTTTGGATTGCTAAAAAAAAGTCAAGAAGAAATTAGCTCATTAGTAAAATGGGAAACATTAAAAAGAGTATGATTAGCGACAAACAATTTGTTTTTATTATTGGAGCGCCTCGAAGCGGATCGACATGGTTGCATCACTTGTTAGCAGCGCATTCCAAAGTGGCTGCAAGTAACGAGGAATTGACCATTTTTAATAGTTATATCATTCCTTGGATTAGAAATTTTGAAAAGGAAGAAATTGCCTCACGTGAAGGAAATTCAAAACAAGGTTTACCGCATTTATGGAGCCGCGAAAAATTGGATGAACAAATAAATAATTTTTTAGAAAACATTTATAGTACGTTTGCCATTACCTCTCAACATGAAATAATTCTGGATAAACAGCCCAATTATTCGTTTTATGTTGATGTGATTCACTATTATTTTCCCGAAGCAAAATTTATTCACATTATCAGAGATGGCAGGGATGCAGCGTATTCATGGAATAGAGTTTGGTACAAAGCAGGATTTGGAAATCCTTCCTTTTACGGAGCTTGCACAGATTGGTTGAAATATAAAAATGCGGCACATAAGGCAAAAGAATTATATCCTGAAAACTATTTAGAAGTTCGCTACGAAAATTTATTGAAAAATACATCTGAAGAATTGATGCGCATTTTAGATTTCTGTGGTGTAAAAGCCTTTCCAGAGGAAATTAAAAATATTGTAGATGCCAATACAGACGAAAAAAAACTCGTTCATTTTCCCGATGAAAAAATTTCGTATCAAGATAGAATGACAAAAAAAGATTTGTGGAAAATCAAACTTTCAAAAGAAGAACAATATCTCGCTAAAAAAATTATGGGCGATGAATTGATAAAAGAAAAGTATGAAAGAGACCGCCAATGGGGAGCTCCAAGGATTACGACTTTTTTATTTTTTATAAAATGGAAAATAAAAAGTGTTTCTATGCGAATAGAAAACGCAGGAAAAGTATTGTTTTTTAATCAAAAGTCATGAAAATTCTTCATGTAAATACGTTTAGTAAAGGTGGTGCTGCCAAAGCTTGCATTCGTTTGCATCAAAGTTTGGTACAAAAAAATATAGCTTCAAAAATTATATTTTTGAAAAAAAATTCAGAAGAAGTTATTGAAGAAAGTATTGAATTTATAGATAATTATTTACCTCAAAAAAATATTTTTCAAAGAGCAATTAGAAAATGTTTTAGATTAACAATTTCGAATAATATTAAACAACAAATTAAAAAAAAGGTTTCGAATGGCGAAATCGAATGGTTCTCTTTTCCTGATTCAGACTACGATTTAACAACGCATCCTTATTATCAAGAAGCAGATATTATTCATTTGCATTGGGTGGCCGATTTTATAGATTTTTCGTTTTTCAAAAAAAATAAAAAGCCAATTGTTTGGACCTTACACGATATGAATTCTTTTACGGGAGGCTGTCATTATTCGGATAATTGTACCTTATTTAAGAGTGATTGTAACGTTTGTCATCAGTTAGGAGGTTTGGATAAAAAAACGTATTCAGAAATTTCATTTAATTTGAAATCAAAGGCGTTGAAAGGAGTAAAAAACATTCAAATTGTTTCACCTTCTACTTGGTTGATGAATTTTTCTCTATCGAGTAAATTGTTTGGAAATATGCCTCATTATTGTATTCCATACGGAATAGACTGTCAAATTTTTAAAATTAAGGATAAAATAAAAGCACGCGAAAAATTAAATTTTCCGATCGATAAAAAAATTATTCTATTTGTTGCCGATTCGATAAAAAATAAACGAAAAGGATTTTTATATTTGGAAAAAGCAGTTGAAAAATTATTTTTTGAAACCGATTTTTTACTTGTAATTGTTGGAGGAAATTCTTCTGAAAAGGCAACACTAAAAAACAGGATAAGTTTAGGTAAGGTAAATGACGAACAGTTGATGGCTGCTATATACGTTGCTGCTGATGTGTTGGTCATTCCTTCCACAGAAGATAATTTGCCGAATACAGCTTTGGAATCTTTGATGTGTGGAACGCCGATTATCGCATTTCCTATTGGAGGAATGGTAGATATAATTGAACACAAAGTAAACGGACTGCTTGCGAAAAATATAAGTGTAGAGGCACTTGAGGAAAGTTTGTGTGATTTTTTTGATGAAATAAATAAATGGAACAGCGAAGAAATCAGAGCAAACGCAATCAAAAAATACAGCTCGGAGATTCAAGCAAATGCCTATATTGAGCTTTATAAAAAAATTATAAATTAATTTTAGATGACTACGAATTTTCCGAAAATAAGTATTGTAACTCCTTCTTTTAATCAAGGAGAATTTTTGGAAGAAACTATTTTGTCCGTGCTGGAACAAAATTATCCCAATCTAGAATACATTGTTATGGATGGCGGAAGTACGGATAATTCTGTTGAAATCATAAAAAAATACGCCTCAAAAATTAATTTTTGGAAGAGTGAAAAGGACGGCGGTTTGTACGATGCGCTGAACAAAGGTTTCGCGAAATGTTCGGGCGAAATTATGGCTTGGATTAATTCAGACGACGTGTATCACCAAAAAAGTTTTTTTACAGTTGCCGAAATTTTTTCTTCTTTCTCAGATGTAAAATGGATTCAAGGGATGCCTACGAGTATTGATGAAAGCGGAAGAATTATTTCGGTTGGCAATTTTAGAAAATGGTCGAAATACAATTATTTTTTAAAAGAATATCAATGGATTCAGCAAGAATCCTGTTTTTGGAGAAAAGAGTTGTGGAATAAATCGGGTGCAAAAATGAATTCTTTCTTACAATTAGCTGGCGATTTAGATTTATGGTTGCGTTTTTTTGATCACGCAGAATTATATTCTGTGAATACTGTTTTGGGATGTTTTCGGTTAAAAAGTAAAAACCAATTAAGCTTAGAAAGAGCTGCTGAATACGAAAAAGAAGCGAACACGATTTTAAATGAACGAATTAAAAAAACAAATTCAGAGGAAAAAATGCAGCTCGAAAAATTATTTTTTTATCGTGATATTTATTCGAAAATTCCATTTTTAAAAACAAAAATGTACACTCATTATTTGAATAACTTCCAATATCCATCAACGATTTCCTTCGATCGAATTTCGCAATCTTTTAAAATGGATTTAAAAAAATAATTTTCTGAGGCGATGAATTTCGATAAAAATATTTTTCCGAAAATAAGTATTGTAACGCCTTCTTTTAATCAAGGAGAATTTTTGGAAGAAACAATTTTATCCGTTCTGGAACAAAATTATCCGAATCTCGAATACATTATTATTGATGGCGGAAGTACCGATAATTCTGTTGAAATCATCAAAAAATATGAAAAAAAATTAGCGTATTGGGTTAGTGAAAAAGATCGCGGACAAAGCCACGCCATCAATAAAGGCTTGCAAAAATGCACAGGAGAAATCTTCAATTGGCTCAACAGCGACGATTGTTATTTATCCAATACATTGCGAAAAGTAGCGGAAGGATTTGCAAATAAAAACACATTTCTACTTTGTGGAAAAAGTAATTTATTCAAGATTAATAGTGAAAATTTAATTGCGGAAGGAACTTTTTTTGATCCGAATGATTTTGCTAAAACACTTGCTGTTTTACATATTGAGCAACCAAGTACATTTTTTAGAATGAGTGCTGTGAAAAAAATGGGCGAATTGTCGGAACGCTTGCATTTTGTGATGGACAAAGAATGGTGGCTGACGTATTTATTAAATTTCGGAACAGGAAATAGTGTAAAAACAAACACCGTTTTTGTCAATTTTAGATACCATAAAAAATCAAAAACCGTTTTGCATTCAGATCAATTTTACAATGAACACGCGAGTATTTTGCATTCCATAGCTTTACAAAAAAACAAAAATGAATATGCTAAATTGTTGGAAATAAAATACAATATCCTTAAAAATTATAAATTTGACGCGGAAGGACTGACAGATGAATTATTTGATCGAATGATACGCTATTTTTTGTTGAAGCGCGGTTATTTAATTTTTGAAAAAAAAGATTTTGAACATGCGCAGAAAATGATGAAAATTATTGCATTTGAAGATTTGAATTTAGATGAACAAGAAAAGAGACAGTTCAAAAAAATGAAAAAACAAATTCGATTCACAAGTTGGCTTTTATTTAGAATAAACCGAAAAATAAATTTTATTTTCAAAAATAGCAATTTGTGAAAGAGCCATCTATTACAGTTTATATGCCTGTTTATAATACTGCCAATTATTTGGTAGAGTCTATTAATTCCATACTGTGTCAAAGTTTTAAAGATTTTGAATTTATAATTATAGATGATGGAAGTACCGATAATTCTTTGGAAATTATACGTTCATTTTCAGATTCAAGAATTCAGATTCTAAAAAATGATACGAATTTAGGTGTTCGAAAAGCTTCAAATATTTGCATTCGCAATGCGAAAGGGAAATACATTGTGCGTATGGATAG
The sequence above is drawn from the Bacteroidia bacterium genome and encodes:
- a CDS encoding DUF4294 domain-containing protein — its product is MKRPFTFSLFVLFLLFSQCSFAQKDSSHTKFSLKSTKTTFVGFPVQATVYNGDTIAYVELNAFTVYANRAFTDPAQAALYWRLERDVKIVYPYAVLASVKLKSFDVQLAAMPSEMERKIFMKKAEIELKDEFGDQLKDLTINQGRILIKLIDRQTGHTSYALVEDLRGNFSAFMWQSLARLFGSNLKSAYNPQQGEDKMIEQIIGLIESGNL
- a CDS encoding DUF3108 domain-containing protein; the protein is MKKSIFFGLLFLLFFVSKLFSQNTCDLKNFAFNAGEKLEYSIHYNWHFVWMNAGKVIFKTSIKNYYGTACYYLQADGSTYPKYDHFYAVRDTFSAFIDTVKLQPFRFIRNSNEGGKAVFNDIVFNNQDNTIYSTESDNRKAFYSKKIKNTDCVFDPLTAVYRTRDLDFSHCKINDTISVAMVLDSTVYHIYVRYLGKEKYTSKNFGTYNCIKINVLLISGTIFKGGEFMTVWVTDDKNRLPLHVEAPIVVGSIKVDLEKISGLRNPSTSKN
- a CDS encoding YajQ family cyclic di-GMP-binding protein — encoded protein: MPSFDIVSKVDHQTLDNAINVAKKEILTRFDFRESKSSIELDKKALTIFIVTENEMRIEAIIDVIRSRMIKQKLDPSCLDEGKEQYSSGNMVKKEVKIKEGIDKDAARKINKLIKDSKLKVQSQIMEDQVRVSAKKIDDLQAVIQLVRGGDIEIPVQFINMK
- a CDS encoding C40 family peptidase — its product is MRRNIVFEKIIFQLLIFSAFAALFFLTSCGSQKKVTKKNSKENNKETNSSSFDQKIQNKYATQLGVSQKNISNISLYTFIDKWYGVPYKYGGKTMNGIDCSDFVSILFNNVYEKNISGSAAGMYNQCKKISMENLREGDLIFFKIGSSEISHIGIYLQNNKFVHATVHRGIMIDDLNEAYYKKYFFACGRFN
- a CDS encoding DUF6438 domain-containing protein, whose amino-acid sequence is MKTLVILAIVFTYSTCHSAKKTNLKGNVGEFGNDSTLIWMSKTPCFGTCPVYTIDIHANGKVFFDGTQNVSKIGKFQKQLTKQLVDSLTNIFENAPFWDFKDNYSAMMTDIPTTYIRFVHNGKDKKIRDYYNAPQSLRILEKMIQQIANSDDWTKIEAKK
- a CDS encoding SDR family oxidoreductase; translation: MQKILITGANGLLGQKLVYMLLKNKNIQLIATSKDENRILEKSGYTYESLNICNKSEVEKIFFKHLPDVVINTAAMTNVDACETQKEECFLLNVTAVQNMIDTIQQSKNKLRDSHFIHLSTDFIFDGEAGPYKETDIPNPLSYYAWSKNESEKLLQKSEIKWAILRTIIIYGIVDNMSRSNIVLWAKDALSKGQKINVVDDQFRAPTLAEDLAQACINCANKGATGVYHVSGKDIMSILELVYAVADFYKLDKTFVHPIKSNTLNQAAKRPPRTGFILDKAIRELDYRPHSFLEGLAILESQLKK
- a CDS encoding polysaccharide ABC transporter ATP-binding protein, producing MSDVVISVENLGKQYRLGNVGTGTLSSDLKRWWHLARGKEDPFLKVGEENNREKRGNSDYVWALKDIDFEVKKGEVLGIIGKNGAGKSTLLKILSRTTTPTTGNFKVKGRIASLLEVGTGFHPELTGRENIFLNGAILGMTKIEIKKKFDEIVDFSGVERYIDTPVKRYSSGMYVRLAFAVAAHLESEILILDEVLAVGDAEFQKKCLGKMKDVSGTEGRTVLFVSHNENAVRNLCKNALLLEQGKIILEGSVNSVFKQYEQIQWKKENENGQIIWNESNAPGSKEMKLKSIFILNENDEIRAKIDVSESIKVKINYEILEEIPELRITLKFVDNKGNIFLKSIKSVSYFNKNAFGNYESTCIIPKNIFEKGKYKLLLYFGIPFYKTLIENESFLSVEINTSENNFGLLKKSQEEISSLVKWETLKRV
- a CDS encoding sulfotransferase codes for the protein MGNIKKSMISDKQFVFIIGAPRSGSTWLHHLLAAHSKVAASNEELTIFNSYIIPWIRNFEKEEIASREGNSKQGLPHLWSREKLDEQINNFLENIYSTFAITSQHEIILDKQPNYSFYVDVIHYYFPEAKFIHIIRDGRDAAYSWNRVWYKAGFGNPSFYGACTDWLKYKNAAHKAKELYPENYLEVRYENLLKNTSEELMRILDFCGVKAFPEEIKNIVDANTDEKKLVHFPDEKISYQDRMTKKDLWKIKLSKEEQYLAKKIMGDELIKEKYERDRQWGAPRITTFLFFIKWKIKSVSMRIENAGKVLFFNQKS
- a CDS encoding glycosyltransferase encodes the protein MKILHVNTFSKGGAAKACIRLHQSLVQKNIASKIIFLKKNSEEVIEESIEFIDNYLPQKNIFQRAIRKCFRLTISNNIKQQIKKKVSNGEIEWFSFPDSDYDLTTHPYYQEADIIHLHWVADFIDFSFFKKNKKPIVWTLHDMNSFTGGCHYSDNCTLFKSDCNVCHQLGGLDKKTYSEISFNLKSKALKGVKNIQIVSPSTWLMNFSLSSKLFGNMPHYCIPYGIDCQIFKIKDKIKAREKLNFPIDKKIILFVADSIKNKRKGFLYLEKAVEKLFFETDFLLVIVGGNSSEKATLKNRISLGKVNDEQLMAAIYVAADVLVIPSTEDNLPNTALESLMCGTPIIAFPIGGMVDIIEHKVNGLLAKNISVEALEESLCDFFDEINKWNSEEIRANAIKKYSSEIQANAYIELYKKIIN
- a CDS encoding glycosyltransferase family 2 protein, yielding MTTNFPKISIVTPSFNQGEFLEETILSVLEQNYPNLEYIVMDGGSTDNSVEIIKKYASKINFWKSEKDGGLYDALNKGFAKCSGEIMAWINSDDVYHQKSFFTVAEIFSSFSDVKWIQGMPTSIDESGRIISVGNFRKWSKYNYFLKEYQWIQQESCFWRKELWNKSGAKMNSFLQLAGDLDLWLRFFDHAELYSVNTVLGCFRLKSKNQLSLERAAEYEKEANTILNERIKKTNSEEKMQLEKLFFYRDIYSKIPFLKTKMYTHYLNNFQYPSTISFDRISQSFKMDLKK
- a CDS encoding glycosyltransferase family 2 protein; translation: MNFDKNIFPKISIVTPSFNQGEFLEETILSVLEQNYPNLEYIIIDGGSTDNSVEIIKKYEKKLAYWVSEKDRGQSHAINKGLQKCTGEIFNWLNSDDCYLSNTLRKVAEGFANKNTFLLCGKSNLFKINSENLIAEGTFFDPNDFAKTLAVLHIEQPSTFFRMSAVKKMGELSERLHFVMDKEWWLTYLLNFGTGNSVKTNTVFVNFRYHKKSKTVLHSDQFYNEHASILHSIALQKNKNEYAKLLEIKYNILKNYKFDAEGLTDELFDRMIRYFLLKRGYLIFEKKDFEHAQKMMKIIAFEDLNLDEQEKRQFKKMKKQIRFTSWLLFRINRKINFIFKNSNL